A single genomic interval of Zingiber officinale cultivar Zhangliang chromosome 4A, Zo_v1.1, whole genome shotgun sequence harbors:
- the LOC121970132 gene encoding F-box protein SKP2A-like — translation MGGGNPETVNLEVCFRSLMVAGGSQEKVERSMVVMQGWKDLPVELLLRILSLVGDDRTVVVACGVCKGWRIALSLGLTNLSLAWCKNNMNNLVQSLIPKLPKLQVLSLRQNYSPQLEDNDVETISKHCHELRDLDLSKSQKLTDRSLYALGHGCPHLAKLNISGCSGFTDASLEYLARCFKNLKYLNLCGCAKAASDRALHAISCNCNGLQSLNLGWCEGVSDKGVISLAAGCPDLQALDLCGCILITDESVVALANGCPRLRSLGLYYCQNITDRAMYSLANSLVSSKHGPWKIKKGYQSGLMSLNISQCTALTPPAVQAVCNSFPELHTCPGRYSLLISGCLSLTSVHCACAAQDNRASRSAFPNHAY, via the exons ATGGGAGGCGGCAATCCAGAAACTGTGAATTTGGAGGTTTGCTTCAGGAGCCTTATGGTTGCCGGCGGCAGCCAAGAGAAGGTGGAGAGGTCAATGGTGGTTATGCAAGGTTGGAAGGATCTTCCTGTGGAGCTACTGCTTCGAATCCTCTCTCTCGTGGGTGATGATCGCACTGTGGTTGTGGCTTGTGGTGTTTGCAAAGGGTGGAGAATTGCTCTGAGCCTGGGGCTTACAAATCTCTCGCTTGCATG GTGCAAAAATAACATGAACAATCTTGTGCAATCGCTTATCCCTAAGTTACCAAAGCTGCAAGTTCTATCGCTTCGGCAAAATTACAGTCCTCAACTTGAGGACAATGATGTTGAGACTATATCCAAGCACTGCCATGAATTAAGGGATTTAGACCTTAGCAAAAGTCAGAAACTAACTGACCGTTCATTGTATGCTTTGGGCCATGGATGTCCCCACTTAGCAAAACTCAACATAAGTGGATGCTCAGGTTTTACTGATGCTTCCCTTGAATATCTGGCaagatgttttaaaaatttaaaatacttgaaTCTCTGTGGATGTGCAAAAGCTGCATCTGACCGAGCTCTACAT GCTATTTCATGCAATTGCAATGGCTTACAGTCATTGAATCTTGGTTGGTGTGAGGGCGTCAGTGACAAGGGAGTTATCAGTTTGGCAGCAGGTTGCCCTGATCTCCAAGCTTTGGATCTGTGTGGTTGTATTCTCATCACCG ATGAGAGTGTGGTTGCATTGGCAAATGGTTGCCCGCGACTAAGGTCCCTCGGCCTGTACTACTGCCAAAACATCACCGACAGAGCCATGTACTCGCTAGCCAATAGTCTAGTGAGTAGCAAGCATGGACCATGGAAAATCAAAAAAGGTTACCAGAGTGGGCTGATGAGCCTCAATATCAGCCAGTGCACTGCCTTAACTCCGCCTGCTGTTCAAGCCGTCTGCAACTCATTTCCAGAGCTGCATACTTGTCCTGGCAGGTATTCGCTCCTTATTAGTGGCTGCCTTAGTCTTACCTCTGTGCACTGTGCCTGTGCTGCCCAAGATAACCGTGCCAGTAGATCTGCATTTCCAAATCACGCTTACTGA
- the LOC121970133 gene encoding ras-related protein RABC1-like, giving the protein MDSSSSSQPEFDYLFKLLMIGDSGVGKSSLLLRFTSDSFEDLSPTIGVDFKVKMVTLGGKKLKLAMWDTAGQERFRTLTSSYYRGAQGIIMVYDVTRRDTFTNLADVWGKEIDQHSTNQDCIKMLVGNKVDKESERVVSKKEGIDFAREYGCLFLECSAKTRVNVEQCFEELVLKILDTPSLCAEGSADVKKNIFKQKPSEAAASTSSCC; this is encoded by the exons ATGGATTCGTCTTCCTCGAGCCAACCGGAGTTCGACTACCTGTTCAAGTTGTTGATGATCGGAGATTCGGGAGTGGGAAAGAGCAGCCTTCTGCTTAGATTTACTTCCGACTCTTTCGAGGATCTTTCTCCCACTATAG GCGTGGACTTCAAAGTAAAGATGGTTACATTGGGAGGAAAGAAGCTTAAGCTTGCAATGTGGGATACAG CTGGACAGGAGAGGTTTAGAACTTTGACAAGTTCATACTACAGAGGAGCGCAAGGCATCATCATGG TTTATGACGTGACACGCAGGGACACCTTCACCAATCTTGCTGATGTATGGGGCAAGGAAATTGATCAGCATTCAACTAATCAGGATTGCATTAAGATGCTTGTGGGTAACAAGGTTGACAAG GAAAGTGAGAGAGTTGTAAgcaagaaagaaggcattgattTTGCAAGAGAATATGGATGTTTGTTCTTAGAGTGTAGCGCAAAGACCCGTGTTAATGTGGAACAATGCTTTGAGGAGCTTGTCTTGAAG ATCTTGGACACTCCTAGCCTGTGTGCTGAGGGTTCGGCAGATGTTAAGAAGAATATTTTCAAGCAAAAGCCATCTGAAGCTGCTGCTTCCACAAGCAGCTGTTGTTGA